A genomic segment from Zygotorulaspora mrakii chromosome 1, complete sequence encodes:
- the WHI2 gene encoding Whi2p (similar to Saccharomyces cerevisiae WHI2 (YOR043W); ancestral locus Anc_5.639): MENIITQVSQDTGANGFLKDQVPSSAYDDDIGNDSENGNSLIHLNIQDKHYYITRDQLMSLPESLLLCLFPSGVFLDCQGQVITNLTPDDEVYISNFSPKCFEYIMEAYTKAYDDLINFPINKLFDRSVSGRDHPFSAKGFFFFSGSNPAANQNNNENDILHDKPTIIVLREDLDYYCVPQSDFQFDNKDTSDDLLYHVMAQVKAAAGSYLTNKTSIFQGLYSSNRLRNSTANRQSSATVEKFSKEKELGPAEQHLMDMLCSSGFERNSTWGNRTQEPDKTVISSLSLCRIANETTEEFREKYFAARNRWDSEIKQAHENSLTPVGSTVSVNSLSRTTSNNNAPVLTSSHALTPTASASNISSHHKPHGEKRKSRLSALADNVRSRSSSSQRSSSKQRVQEAPKLYDLVPKPDINPKLLLFWRKPARKCWWGEEEIDLQVEIYGSWSDQKTADNKKMLSLKTPVNVNDGLNKITIPVRLHIRRVWTLELSAIGVD, from the coding sequence ATGGAAAATATTATCACACAGGTTTCACAGGATACCGGGGCTAATGGGTTCTTGAAGGACCAGGTACCATCATCAGCCTACGACGATGACATTGGAAACGATAGCGAGAACGGTAATTCTTTAATTCACTTGAACATCCAGGATAAGCACTATTACATCACACGCGACCAACTGATGTCACTTCCTGAGTCATTACTGTTGTGTTTGTTTCCGTCAGGTGTTTTCTTGGATTGTCAAGGTCAAGTTATAACTAATTTGACACCAGATGATGAAGTCtacatttcaaatttctcacCAAAATGTTTTGAGTATATCATGGAAGCGTATACAAAGGCCTACGATGATTTGATCAACTTCCCCATTAATAAATTATTTGATAGATCCGTGTCGGGAAGAGACCACCCCTTCTCTGCTAAGggttttttcttttttagtGGTTCAAATCCAGCtgcaaatcaaaataataatgagAATGATATCTTGCACGACAAACCGACCATTATTGTGCTTAGAGAAGATCTGGACTACTACTGCGTTCCTCAGAGTGATTTCCAATTCGACAATAAAGACACCAGTGATGACCTATTGTATCATGTTATGGCTCAAGTTAAGGCAGCTGCTGGCAGCTACCTTACTAATAAGACTTCAATTTTCCAAGGATTGTATTCATCTAACAGGTTAAGGAATTCAACGGCAAACAGGCAGTCAAGCGCAACTGtcgaaaagttttcaaaggaaaaagaattggGTCCCGCTGAGCAACATTTGATGGATATGCTGTGTTCGTCAGGATTCGAAAGAAACTCAACGTGGGGAAATAGAACTCAGGAACCAGATAAAACTGTTATAAGCTCTTTGTCGCTATGTCGAATTGCCAATGAAACTACGGAGGAGTTTAGAGAGAAGTATTTTGCCGCAAGAAACAGATGGGACTCCGAAATCAAACAAGCACACGAGAACTCACTAACGCCCGTTGGATCCACAGTTTCGGTGAATTCATTATCTCGCACTACATCAAATAACAATGCTCCCGTATTGACTTCCTCCCATGCTTTGACTCCAACTGCTTCCGCTTCCAACATTTCCAGTCACCACAAACCCCATGGCGAAAAGAGGAAGTCACGGTTGTCTGCCCTAGCCGACAACGTCAGGTCAAGATCCTCCTCGTCGCAAAGGTCAAGCTCCAAACAGCGGGTCCAAGAAGCACCCAAACTGTACGATCTGGTTCCAAAGCCAGACATCAACCCAAAACTACTACTGTTTTGGAGAAAACCAGCGCGGAAGTGTTGGTGGGGCGAAGAGGAAATCGATTTGCAAGTTGAAATCTATGGATCTTGGTCTGACCAAAAGACTGCTGATAACAAGAAGATGCTCAGTTTGAAAACTCCAGTCAATGTCAACGATGGCCTGAATAAGATCACCATCCCGGTGAGACTACACATCCGAAGGGTCTGGACTTTAGAACTCAGTGCCATAGGTGTTGATTGA
- the IRC23 gene encoding Irc23p (similar to Saccharomyces cerevisiae YOR044W and BSC2 (YDR275W); ancestral locus Anc_5.640): protein MIERIWQAVMILFRIYQYACYSFVFMILSPVILLYMFDITLYLFRLMIYFMRFQVYLIKNRCIPETRIVHRTGGSFAWKMKMREKETEPEEECDSSNTSILSAFRDSKESLLDDSASISSNYSLVGSQATPRAFHSSRNNSIITLDSAQMSILAAHAEICKLRRGKKSDVEVSLDRYENRCVPTKAI, encoded by the coding sequence ATGATAGAAAGAATATGGCAAGCAGTGATGATCCTGTTCAGGATTTACCAGTACGCATGCTACTCGTTCGTTTTCATGATACTGTCGCCGGTGATTCTGCTGTACATGTTTGACATCACGTTATATTTATTTCGGCTGATGATCTACTTTATGCGATTCCAGGTGTACCTGATTAAGAACCGATGCATACCGGAGACCAGGATAGTCCACAGAACGGGCGGGTCGTTTGCatggaagatgaagatgcgGGAGAAGGAGACTGAGCCTGAAGAAGAGTGCGACAGCTCGAACACGAGCATATTGAGCGCGTTCAGAGACTCCAAGGAGTCGCTGCTTGACGATTCGGCTTCGATCTCGTCCAATTACTCTCTGGTAGGTTCCCAGGCCACTCCGAGGGCCTTTCATTCCTCCAGAAACAACAGTATCATAACACTAGACTCTGCTCAGATGAGCATCCTTGCAGCACATGCGGAGATTTGCAAATTACGTCGTGGCAAAAAATCAGATGTTGAAGTATCGCTGGATCGATACGAAAATCGTTGTGTTCCCACGAAAGCTATATAA
- the TOM6 gene encoding Tom6p (similar to Saccharomyces cerevisiae TOM6 (YOR045W); ancestral locus Anc_5.641): MSGIFGASAAAANEPESSKSVFQKFKESPLYTITLNGAFFVAGVAFIQSPLMEMMAPQL, from the coding sequence ATGTCAGGAATCTTTGGTGCTAGCGCAGCAGCTGCAAACGAACCGGAATCATCGAAATCGGTTTTCCAGAAATTCAAGGAATCTCCTTTATACACAATAACTCTAAATGGTGCGTTCTTCGTGGCGGGTGTTGCTTTCATTCAATCACCTTTGATGGAGATGATGGCCCCACAACTTTGA
- the PMP3 gene encoding Pmp3p (similar to Saccharomyces cerevisiae PMP3 (YDR276C); ancestral locus Anc_5.642), which translates to MDSEKIVAIILAIFLPPLSVFMSHGFGSEFIIDLVLTILVFFPGMLYALYLALKY; encoded by the exons ATGGACAGCGAAAAGATTGTCGCCATCATTTTAG CCATTTTCCTACCACCATTATCAGTCTTTATGAGTCACGGCTTCGGCTCAGAGTTTATCATCGATTTGGTATTGACTATCCTGGTCTTCTTCCCAGGTATGCTATACGCTTTGTACCTCGCTCTCAAGTATTGA
- the DBP5 gene encoding ATP-dependent RNA helicase DBP5 (similar to Saccharomyces cerevisiae DBP5 (YOR046C); ancestral locus Anc_5.643), with protein MNESKDDAAKLLASLKIDGKKAEENGATVVQTQEAPKEEPKSESKTEAKKEEQPAGNTTDSNLISSAYEVKVNLADLQADPNSPLYSAKSFEELGLSPELLKGLYAMKFQKPSKIQERALPLLLSTPPKNMIAQSQSGTGKTAAFSLTMLTRVDLTLGDVTQAICLAPARELARQTLEVIQEMGKFTKITTQLIVPDSFAKNQPIKANIVVGTPGTVLDLMRRKLIQLNQVKIFVLDEADNMLDKQGLGDQCIRVKKFLPKQTQLVLFSATFDEKVREYAKKIVPNANTLELQNNEVNVDAIKQLYMDCKDESHKYEVLCELYGLLTIGSSIIFVSTKNTANMLYAKLKQEGHQVSILHGDLQTQERDRLIDDFRNGKSKVLITTNVLARGIDIPSVSMVVNYDLPTTHNGQPDPATYIHRIGRTGRFGRKGVAISFVHDKKSYNVLSAIQQYYGDIEMTRVPTDDWDEVEKIVKKTLKE; from the coding sequence ATGAACGAGTCTAAAGATGATGCTGCAAAACTGTTAGcgtctttgaaaattgatggTAAGAAAGCGGAAGAGAACGGCGCAACCGTCGTGCAGACTCAAGAGGCCCCAAAGGAAGAACCAAAAAGCGAATCTAAGACTGAGGCGAAAAAGGAAGAACAACCCGCAGGGAACACGACCGACTCTAATCTTATCAGTTCTGCATATGAAGTCAAGGTGAATCTCGCAGATTTGCAAGCAGATCCAAACTCTCCTCTTTACAGTGctaaatcttttgaagagctgGGACTTTCACCAGAACTACTGAAGGGTCTGTATGcgatgaaatttcaaaagcctTCTaaaattcaagaaaggGCATTGCCACTTTTGCTCAGCACTCCTCCAAAGAATATGATTGCTCAATCGCAATCGGGTACAGGGAAGACAGCCGCTTTTTCATTAACCATGTTAACGAGAGTTGATTTGACGTTGGGCGATGTAACACAGGCTATTTGCTTAGCACCAGCGAGAGAATTGGCCAGACAAACTTTGGAAGTCATACAGGAAATGGGCAAATTCACCAAGATTACTACTCAGCTGATCGTTCCAGATTCTTTCGCCAAGAACCAGCCCATCAAGGCAAACATCGTCGTCGGTACGCCAGGCACAGTTTTAGATCTCATGCGCCGAAAATtaattcaattgaaccaGGTAAAAATCTTCGTTCTAGACGAGGCCGATAATATGTTGGATAAACAAGGTTTAGGTGACCAATGTATCCGCGTGAAGAAATTTCTGCCAAAGCAAACACAGTTAGTACTATTCAGCGCTACCTTTGATGAGAAAGTTAGGGAATAcgcaaaaaaaattgtgcCAAATGCAAACACTTTAGAATTACAGAACAACGAAGTGAACGTCGATGCAATCAAGCAATTATACATGGACTGCAAAGACGAAAGCCACAAATATGAGGTACTATGTGAACTGTACGGATTGTTAACCATCGGCTCATCAATCATATTTGTGTCGACAAAAAACACAGCTAACATGCTCTACGCCAAATTGAAACAAGAGGGCCATCAAGTATCCATTTTGCACGGTGATCTGCAGACACAGGAAAGAGATAGACTGATCGACGACTTTAGAAACGGGAAATCAAAAGTCTTGATAACCACAAACGTGCTCGCAAGAGGTATAGATATTCCAAGCGTTTCCATGGTTGTCAACTACGACCTCCCAACCACACACAATGGTCAACCAGATCCGGCAACGTACATCCACAGGATCGGAAGGACAGGAAGATTCGGCAGAAAAGGTGTTGCCATATCCTTTGTCCATGACAAGAAATCTTACAATGTGCTTTCAGCCATCCAACAATATTACGGAGATATTGAAATGACTCGCGTGCCAACTGACGACTGGGATGAGgtggaaaaaattgtcaagAAAACACTAAAAGAATAA
- a CDS encoding uncharacterized protein (similar to Saccharomyces cerevisiae MKK1 (YOR231W) and MKK2 (YPL140C); ancestral locus Anc_8.652) produces MASLFRPPESVRRNSKSPKLTLPPIVRNNNGTGNGSVLDGTGIKNSNPSQNIYLPLNTPNKNVRSSTSLSETTPQSSASCATLTSNSQPQPLSASSSSSSSTIRTLKRRPAPPPLPPLVLTGNSSSKSQLSPDSLSNSLQNLHMTSESSICDTVKTKKDSSISNILRAPNSNDKIDTHDNNKGSDTLGHIALAKEENNQLASTCSESVLSAYEDGRNDSSPSKELAPIEVETMAGKDVDQLEEDLWQHPEFKNEIETLGILGEGAGGSVAKCRLKQGSKVFALKTINTLNTDPEYQKQIFRELQFNKSFESDYIVKYYGMFSDQQNSTIYIAMEYMGGKSLDAVYKNLIERGGRISEKVLGKIAEAVLRGLSYLHERKIIHRDIKPQNILLNDKGQVKLCDFGVSGEAVNSLATTFTGTSFYMAPERIQGQPYSVTCDVWSLGLTLLEVAQGYFPFGNDKITPNIAPIELLTVILTFTPVLRDESELNITWSRAFKSFIEFCLKKDPRERPSPRQMIQHPWIQGQMKKKTNMEKFIQKCWDKEA; encoded by the coding sequence ATGGCCTCTCTTTTTAGGCCACCGGAATCAGTAAGACGGAACAGCAAATCACCAAAATTGACGCTACCGCCAATCGTGAGGAACAATAACGGGACAGGGAATGGAAGTGTTCTGGATGGTACTGGTATCAAAAACAGCAATCCTAgtcaaaatatatatttgcCTTTGAATACCCCCAATAAAAATGTCAGGTCAAGCACGTCCCTTTCCGAAACGACGCCTCAGTCATCTGCATCCTGCGCCACTTTGACAAGTAACTCTCAACCACAGCCACTTTCGGCGTCATCATCGAGTTCGTCTTCGACAATCAGGACTTTGAAACGAAGGCCTGCTCCACCACCACTACCTCCTTTGGTTTTGACAGGtaattcatcttcaaaatcgCAATTGTCGCCAGATTCACTGTCAAACTCTTTACAAAATTTACATATGACTTCAGAGAGTTCGATTTGTGATACAGTAAAGACCAAAAAAGATTCTAGTATATCAAATATTCTACGGGCACCAAACAGTAATGATAAGATAGATACTCACGATAATAATAAAGGTAGTGATACCTTGGGACATATTGCATTGGCCAAAGAGGAAAACAATCAACTAGCAAGTACTTGTTCGGAAAGCGTATTGTCGGCATACGAAGATGGCAGAAACGATTCTAGCCCATCAAAGGAACTTGCTCCAATAGAAGTGGAGACCATGGCTGGAAAAGATGTTGAtcaattggaagaagatcttTGGCAGCACCCTGAGTTTAAAAATGAGATAGAAACCTTAGGGATATTAGGAGAAGGAGCCGGAGGCTCTGTTGCTAAGTGCAGGTTAAAACAGGGATCAAAAGTCTTTGCCTTAAAGACAATCAATACATTGAATACTGATCCAGAGTATCAAAAGCAAATATTTAGGGAGTTGCAGTTCAATAAGAGTTTTGAATCGGATTATATCGTAAAATACTATGGAATGTTTTCCGATCAGCAGAATTCAACAATTTACATTGCCATGGAATATATGGGAGGAAAATCGCTAGATGCCGTGTATAAAAATCTAATTGAGCGCGGCGGAAGAATAAGTGAAAAGGTATTGGGTAAAATCGCGGAGGCGGTTCTCAGAGGTCTATCATATCTGCATGAGAGAAAAATTATTCACAGGGACATCAAACCACAAAACATCCTGCTAAACGATAAGGGCCAAGTGAAGCTATGCGATTTTGGTGTCAGTGGTGAAGCTGTTAATTCTTTGGCGACCACATTTACAGGTACCTCCTTCTACATGGCCCCCGAAAGAATCCAAGGTCAGCCATACAGCGTCACCTGTGATGTGTGGTCTCTAGGATTAACGCTGCTCGAAGTTGCACAAGGCTATTTCCCATTTGGAAATGACAAAATAACACCAAATATTGCACCGATTGAGCTTCTTACAGTAATTCTAACTTTCACACCAGTATTGAGAGATGAATCCGAACTAAACATAACTTGGAGCAGGGCATTCAAGTCATTCATAGAATTTTGTCTGAAGAAAGACCCTAGGGAAAGGCCTTCGCCTAGACAAATGATACAGCATCCATGGATTCAAGGgcaaatgaagaaaaaaactaaTATGGAGAAATTCATTCAGAAATGCTGGGACAAAGAGGCTTGA
- the MGE1 gene encoding mitochondrial nucleotide exchange factor MGE1 (similar to Saccharomyces cerevisiae MGE1 (YOR232W); ancestral locus Anc_8.653), translating to MMVFSTAARNVSRRAVTPALRSARPMMSTVKQSTRMGYISLRSISSEANKESKTAESDTAKESDAELTDEQKRIKELETKLESKNKEAVELKDRLLRSVADFRNLQEVTKKDIKKAKDFALQKFAKDLLESVDNFGHALNAFKPETLEESKEIDDLYTGVKMTRDVFEKTLQKHGIEKLDPIGEQFDPNKHEATFELPQPDKEPGSVFHVQQVGFTLNNRVIRPAKVGIVKSTDE from the coding sequence atgatggtTTTCTCTACAGCTGCCAGAAATGTCTCTAGAAGAGCGGTAACGCCCGCTTTACGTAGCGCTCGGCCAATGATGAGTACCGTCAAACAGAGTACGAGAATGGGCTATATCAGTCTTAGATCCATCTCTTCAGAAGCaaacaaagaatcaaaaacagcTGAAAGCGACACAGCCAAAGAAAGTGATGCAGAATTGACTGATGAACAGAAAAGAATTAAGGAACTCGAAACCAAGCTTGAAAGCAAAAATAAAGAGGCTGTCGAGCTAAAGGACAGACTATTAAGATCTGTAGCAGATTTCAGAAATCTACAGGAAGTCACCAAGAAAGATATAAAGAAGGCCAAAGATTTTGCTCTCCAAAAATTTGCGAAGGACTTGCTAGAATCTGTTGACAACTTTGGTCACGCCCTAAATGCTTTCAAACCGGAAACTCTGGAGGAGTCCAAAGAGATTGACGATTTGTATACTGGCGTTAAGATGACCAGAGATGTATTCGAAAAGACGTTACAAAAGCACGGTATCGAGAAGCTTGATCCTATTGGCGAACAATTTGATCCAAACAAGCACGAGGCCACCTTCGAACTACCTCAACCAGATAAGGAGCCTGGTTCTGTTTTCCACGTTCAACAGGTTGGATTCACATTGAACAATAGAGTCATTAGACCAGCAAAGGTTGGTATTGTCAAGTCCACTGATGAGTAA
- a CDS encoding uncharacterized protein (similar to Saccharomyces cerevisiae KIN4 (YOR233W) and YPL141C; ancestral locus Anc_8.654): MASINKRYTYYGGETAVLSGSTITGNANGKAIRAQNKPRRKHVTFGPYILGSTLGEGEFGKVKLGWSKHSTTSSAEVPKQVAIKLIRRDTIPKNSEKEVKVYREINALKHLTHPNIVKLEEVLQNSKYIGIVLEYASGGEFYKYIQQKRRLKEGVACRLFAQLISGVQYMHSKGLVHRDLKLENLLLDKHENLIITDFGFVNEFFQHNELMKTSCGSPCYAAPELVVSTKPYEARKADVWSCGIILYAMLAGYLPWDDDPKNPDGNDIAKLYHYITRTPLKFPEYVNALPRDLLRRILVSDPKRRTTLRNIQRHEWTRPHMPFLSITPEEWDRTMVSKDVFRPPRLNSQRSTRPQSNCSTSSTSSKGDKRDSLIIDSTLVNLPAPPQESQSHVITIPSPPSPELRHSPIRGVNRHSRSNSAASIALQAVVDAEREHNLQRESFLHLQKMHHSTGNRASVPVFLNQRSNTHSNNSGNVSSLMNKDSVIVEASPAKNAKNNTSHPNIASQESSNMANLAASYENKNKTFKPKTTVDRMNHSSEKGSSSYHQLSSQHHKPRPTSYHPSSTASASTDSDAFPIVSAINGTLAHNMEPSPFDSVPSLSPDQKYSSFDHSPKMLPRRSFSVNKPSLDLQSVSGDLIRSQKDGETIAFSRINEQVEDADFRKRRQSRRFSALIGEKVFSPVTEEMEETAIVDEKPITIKVSAVTPDVNDPDGTGEKKLDIPDNKTEKKRFSFFSLYSTHNVSKSSLGSNDSKSGVNGKAASRNPSASPKTAEPRESRTTLHVVAPNDSEDSESSQISQTSAVAATFAPDVHRSTQSSRQTSSSDKSIAEKTTGGSNASKESQSIQRHASHNRSNGRTSSRVTNASNTSRSSHRQSVMVSTLNDNQQAQPRHTGDQSTARKVIDFFKRRSMRL, translated from the coding sequence ATGGCATCAATAAACAAGCGTTACACTTACTACGGTGGTGAGACAGCTGTTTTATCTGGAAGCACAATTACCGGCAATGCCAATGGCAAAGCTATACGAGCGCAGAATAAGCCAAGACGAAAACATGTCACATTCGGACCTTATATACTAGGATCTACATTAGGTGAAGGAGAATTTGGTAAAGTTAAATTAGGTTGGTCAAAGCATTCTACAACTTCTTCCGCAGAAGTCCCCAAACAAGTAGCCATTAAGCTGATCAGGAGGGACACAATACCTaaaaattcagaaaaagaagtcaAGGTGTATCGAGAAATCAATGCATTGAAACATTTGACCCATCCAAACATTGTCAAGCTGGAAGAAGTTTTACAAAATTCCAAATATATTGGTATTGTCCTTGAGTATGCGTCCGGTGGTGAGTTTTACAAATATATCCAGCAGAAAAGGAGACTGAAAGAAGGTGTTGCGTGTAGATTATTCGCACAGCTAATTAGTGGTGTCCAATATATGCATTCGAAGGGTTTAGTTCATAGAGATTTGAAACTTGAGAATTTATTGCTCGATAAACACGAGAATTTAATTATAACGGATTTCGGATTTGtaaatgaattttttcagcataatgaattgatgaaaacatcTTGCGGCTCACCCTGTTACGCTGCACCGGAATTGGTGGTAAGTACAAAACCATATGAGGCGAGAAAAGCTGATGTTTGGTCCTGTGGAATCATCCTCTATGCCATGCTGGCCGGTTATTTGCCTTGGGATGATGATCCAAAAAATCCCGATGGTAACGACATTGCAAAACTGTACCATTATATCACAAGAACACCATTAAAATTTCCAGAATATGTCAACGCATTACCCAGAGATCTTTTAAGACGTATTCTTGTCTCTGATCCGAAAAGAAGAACCACCTTGAGAAATATTCAACGCCATGAATGGACGAGACCTCATATGccatttttatcaataacaCCCGAAGAATGGGATAGAACGATGGTATCTAAAGATGTTTTTAGACCTCCAAGACTGAATTCTCAGAGATCAACGAGACCGCAATCGAATTGTTCGACATCATCAACGAGTTCGAAAGGCGACAAAAGAGACTCGCTCATCATCGATTCCACTTTGGTGAATTTGCCAGCGCCACCACAAGAGTCTCAATCCCATGTAATAACGATACCGTCACCACCGTCACCTGAACTGCGGCACTCACCTATAAGGGGTGTAAATAGACACAGTAGAAGCAATTCTGCTGCATCAATTGCATTACAGGCTGTAGTTGACGCTGAACGTGAGCACAACTTACAACGTGAATCGTTTTTGCATTTACAGAAGATGCATCATTCAACTGGCAATAGAGCGTCCGTTCCTGTATTCTTAAATCAAAGATCCAACACGCACTCTAACAATTCTGGAAATGTCTCTTCATTAATGAATAAAGATAGCGTTATCGTGGAAGCGAGTCcagcaaaaaatgcaaaaaataATACTTCACACCCAAATATAGCATCACAGGAGTCATCCAATATGGCTAATCTAGCGGCTTCTTacgaaaataaaaacaaaacgTTTAAACCAAAGACCACTGTAGATCGTATGAATCACAGTAGTGAAAAAGGTTCAAGTTCGTACCATCAACTTTCATCACAACACCATAAACCGAGGCCAACTTCTTACCATCCTTCATCTACGGCTTCTGCTAGCACAGACAGTGATGCATTTCCTATTGTTTCAGCAATCAACGGCACATTGGCGCATAATATGGAGCCATCACCTTTTGATTCAGTTCCTTCGCTAAGTCCCgatcaaaaatattcttcatttgaCCATTCCCCCAAAATGCTACCAAGAAGATCATTTTCGGTGAATAAACCATCCTTGGATTTACAAAGCGTCTCTGGCGATTTAATCAGATCTCAGAAAGATGGGGAAACAATTGCTTTTTCTCGAATTAATGAACAAGTTGAAGACGCTGATTTCAGAAAGCGTCGCCAAAGTCGTCGTTTTAGTGCCTTAATTGGCGAAAAGGTATTCAGTCCAGTTACGGAGGAGATGGAAGAGACCGCAAtagttgatgaaaaaccAATTACCATCAAGGTCTCAGCTGTGACTCCAGATGTGAATGATCCTGATGGTACTGGCGAGAAAAAGCTGGATATACCGGATAATAAAACggagaagaaaaggttcagttttttttccctTTATTCAACGCATaatgtttcaaaatctAGCCTGGGCAGCaatgattccaaaagtGGCGTCAATGGTAAGGCAGCCTCCCGTAACCCGTCAGCATCACCAAAAACAGCAGAGCCCAGGGAGTCAAGGACTACATTGCATGTTGTGGCTCCAAATGACTCAGAAGATTCAGAATCTTCACAGATTTCTCAGACTTCAGCGGTTGCAGCAACTTTTGCGCCGGACGTGCACAGAAGTACTCAAAGTTCAAGACAGACGTCGTCGTCGGATAAATCCATTGCAGAAAAGACAACAGGTGGCTCAAACGCTTCCAAAGAGTCGCAATCAATCCAACGTCATGCATCACACAATCGTTCAAATGGCAGAACTAGTTCAAGAGTGACAAATGCTAGTAATACATCACGTAGCAGTCATCGACAATCGGTAATGGTCTCGACCCTGAACGACAATCAACAAGCCCAACCGAGACACACCGGCGATCAATCGACAGCCAGGAAAGTAATagatttcttcaaaaggcGGAGTATGAGACTGTAA
- a CDS encoding 60S ribosomal protein eL33 (similar to Saccharomyces cerevisiae RPL33B (YOR234C) and RPL33A (YPL143W); ancestral locus Anc_8.655): MAESHRLYVKGKHLSYQRSKSVNNPNVSLVKIEGVSTPQDAQFYLGKRVAYVYRASKEIRGSKIRVIWGKVTRSHGNSGVVRATFRNNLPAKTFGASVRIFLYPSNI, from the exons ATGGCTGAATCCCATAGAT TGTACGTAAAAGGTAAGCACTTATCCTACCAAAGATCAAAGAGTGTCAACAACCCAAACGTCTCTTTGGTCAAGATTGAGGGCGTTTCAACTCCACAAGATGCTCAATTCTATCTAGGTAAGCGTGTCGCTTATGTTTACAGAGCTTCCAAAGAGATTAGAGGTTCCAAGATCAGAGTTATCTGGGGTAAGGTAACCAGATCTCACGGTAACTCTGGTGTCGTTAGAGCTACTTTCAGAAACAACTTGCCAGCAAAGACTTTCGGTGCTTCTGTCAGAATCTTCTTGTACCCATCAAACATCTAA
- the POC4 gene encoding Poc4p (similar to Saccharomyces cerevisiae YPL144W; ancestral locus Anc_8.656): MKNTSFILHSSTLLVLKLRGTQDKSQMKSVKTVHQVLESQLGTPLELLVTIPQDPTAKKIPITIVLGIQSKSSHLSTLCCYHYCIPNRNGNEIFGTALLDTNNDWILDVTRQAATAVSKKFHRPCYVAWSAPQDHQYNSVEQTYVVKQCLDYIKNL; the protein is encoded by the coding sequence atgaaaaataCGTCTTTCATTCTTCATTCTTCTACACTTCTAGTTCTAAAATTGAGAGGAACACAGGATAAGAGTCAAATGAAGTCCGTGAAGACTGTACATCAGGTTTTAGAATCTCAATTGGGTACCCCGCTCGAATTGCTAGTCACCATACCTCAGGACCCAACGGCAAAGAAGATTCCGATTACAATCGTCCTAGGGATACAATCCAAGAGCAGCCATTTGTCGACATTATGCTGCTACCACTACTGCATACCGAATCGTAATGGTAACGAAATATTTGGAACAGCCTTACTAGACACCAACAACGATTGGATCCTGGATGTGACTAGACAAGCCGCCACAGCcgtatcaaaaaaattccatcGCCCCTGTTACGTCGCATGGTCGGCCCCACAGGACCATCAGTACAACTCGGTCGAACAGACATACGTAGTCAAGCAGTGTTTAGATTACATCAAAAACCTATAA